A part of Treponema primitia ZAS-1 genomic DNA contains:
- the lepB gene encoding signal peptidase I: protein MIEGRDFFDTIQGLTEGYLSRRKRIKRIKKEKQRAKNPVLDWIEAFLWAAGVVLLINQYFFQAYQIPSGSMIDTLLIKDRIFVNKIIYGPELLPGMAKLPSFIKPKRNDVIIFENPSYISQGPVFDIAQRIIYMLTLSLVDIDRDESGDPKVHFLIKRAVGMGGDRFITEQGELKIRFAGEDRWAVEREYIAQRGMEHRLSRLMESAAYPSLLAAGRAAAYIDLGLTLPEDLAAAASRANTLRYPDYLAHERSRLELLRGARPQENRYRTLLARHTQGWYVPEGRILPLGDNRDNSRDGRYFGPVRVSKILGKGALIYWPLFPTWRAGLIR, encoded by the coding sequence ATGATAGAAGGAAGGGACTTTTTTGATACTATCCAGGGACTTACCGAAGGCTATTTAAGCCGCAGGAAGCGGATCAAGCGGATCAAAAAGGAAAAGCAGCGAGCTAAGAATCCTGTATTGGATTGGATTGAGGCCTTTCTCTGGGCTGCCGGGGTGGTACTTCTGATCAATCAGTATTTTTTCCAGGCATACCAGATCCCTTCGGGGTCTATGATCGATACCCTTTTAATTAAAGACCGGATTTTCGTTAATAAGATTATCTATGGGCCGGAACTGCTCCCCGGGATGGCAAAGCTGCCCAGCTTCATTAAGCCTAAACGGAATGATGTGATCATATTTGAAAACCCCTCGTACATTTCCCAGGGGCCGGTCTTTGATATAGCCCAGCGTATTATCTATATGCTTACCCTCTCCCTGGTGGATATAGACCGGGATGAATCCGGGGATCCCAAGGTTCACTTTCTGATTAAGCGGGCGGTTGGTATGGGCGGGGACCGGTTTATCACCGAGCAGGGGGAATTGAAGATCCGTTTTGCCGGGGAGGACCGCTGGGCGGTGGAACGGGAATACATAGCCCAGCGGGGTATGGAGCACAGGCTGAGCCGCCTTATGGAAAGCGCGGCCTATCCCAGTCTCTTAGCCGCCGGAAGGGCCGCCGCCTACATAGACCTGGGTCTGACGCTGCCGGAAGATTTGGCCGCCGCGGCTTCCCGGGCAAATACCCTGCGGTACCCCGACTATCTGGCCCACGAGCGATCCCGGCTGGAACTGCTCCGGGGGGCCCGTCCCCAGGAAAACCGTTACCGGACCCTGTTGGCCCGGCATACCCAGGGCTGGTATGTACCGGAGGGCCGCATCCTCCCCCTGGGGGATAACCGGGACAATTCACGGGACGGCCGTTATTTCGGCCCCGTAAGGGTATCCAAGATTTTAGGTAAGGGGGCTTTGATTTACTGGCCCCTCTTTCCTACATGGCGCGCCGGTTTAAT